From Rickettsiales bacterium, one genomic window encodes:
- the rpiB gene encoding ribose 5-phosphate isomerase B: MNKNYKISIASDHAGFELKEFLKSELASKNYEVFDLGTDSKNSVDYPDFAEKLALHIKDKKSDFGILICGSGIGISIAANRYNHIRAALCNNLEVTKLARQHNNANVICLGARFIDNKIALEMVEAFFNTEFEGGRHTERVRKLCNAK, from the coding sequence ATGAATAAAAATTATAAAATATCAATCGCTTCTGATCACGCAGGTTTTGAGTTGAAAGAATTCCTCAAAAGCGAGCTTGCGTCAAAAAATTATGAGGTTTTTGATTTAGGAACTGATAGCAAAAATTCCGTTGATTACCCAGATTTTGCTGAAAAATTAGCCCTGCACATCAAAGATAAAAAATCAGATTTTGGAATTTTAATTTGTGGTTCTGGCATCGGAATTTCAATTGCCGCTAATAGATATAATCACATCAGAGCAGCTTTATGCAACAATCTAGAGGTAACAAAACTCGCCAGACAGCATAATAACGCAAATGTAATTTGCCTTGGTGCAAGATTTATTGATAATAAAATTGCATTAGAAATGGTGGAAGCTTTCTTCAATACTGAGTTTGAAGGTGGAAGACACACAGAAAGGGTTAGAAAATTATGCAACGCGAAATAA
- a CDS encoding type II secretion system protein — protein sequence MKLLNKYKNFAFSLIELSIVILILSVVVSSAMNVMGDKKISETNIKTEEKLKHIAKALKIYAKENNRLPCPMDIGLTPTSASFGSEELVGGDPSDCDGGYNNNLGTFVGFVPFAEIGLPPEYLYDEWGRLISYYMDESMASAMSTSSNIPNIDVKNLTSSGSENTIMWRYVLTSEVGSNIPDCRDAGASTISASSTNVLIPVCAAYALVSHGANGYKSINLAGTELSGANGSTREANNAPKTHDGSNAHIKILALPFNNSSESSYANYFDDIVVYMSKEAILDTQFGSTSTSSSSTTSSSTTSSTSSTSSGSCTPVTVNYGEACDAECLLCDTGLTCSSGTCACTSPVYSDTGGPCDNECQLCSGDNVCTANVCVCTPTYVSLDEDCDAECKLCDVDLFCKDAKCSSCLGDGSPCTSSSECCSSSPYCISDGKCSTESCNNTRGDSCSIDKDCCSPYGKCTEQNVCDSPTCRALNDGCVSTSDCCFTLTCEEGTCR from the coding sequence AATGTGATGGGAGATAAAAAAATTTCAGAAACCAATATTAAAACTGAAGAAAAACTTAAGCATATTGCCAAAGCCTTGAAAATTTATGCTAAGGAAAATAATCGCTTGCCCTGCCCAATGGATATAGGCTTAACACCAACTTCTGCAAGTTTTGGCTCAGAAGAATTAGTTGGCGGAGACCCCTCAGATTGTGATGGTGGATATAATAATAACCTTGGAACTTTTGTTGGGTTTGTTCCTTTTGCTGAAATTGGTTTACCACCTGAATATCTATATGATGAATGGGGAAGATTGATTTCGTATTATATGGATGAATCAATGGCATCTGCAATGTCAACAAGCTCTAACATACCTAATATTGATGTTAAAAATCTAACCTCTTCAGGCTCTGAAAACACTATAATGTGGCGTTATGTTCTAACTTCAGAAGTTGGTAGCAATATTCCAGATTGTCGAGACGCAGGAGCTAGCACGATTTCTGCTTCTAGCACTAATGTTTTAATACCTGTTTGTGCAGCTTATGCCCTAGTAAGTCATGGTGCAAACGGATATAAATCTATAAATTTAGCTGGAACAGAATTATCTGGGGCAAATGGCAGCACTAGAGAAGCTAATAACGCTCCAAAAACTCACGATGGAAGCAATGCACATATAAAAATACTAGCTCTTCCATTCAATAATTCATCAGAAAGCTCATATGCTAATTATTTTGATGATATTGTAGTTTATATGTCCAAGGAAGCAATTTTAGATACCCAATTTGGAAGCACCTCTACAAGTAGCTCTAGCACCACATCTTCATCAACAACAAGCTCTACATCTTCTACTTCAAGTGGCTCATGCACACCAGTAACTGTAAACTATGGTGAGGCTTGCGACGCTGAATGCTTGTTATGCGATACCGGCTTAACTTGTTCTAGTGGAACATGTGCATGCACTTCTCCAGTTTATAGCGATACAGGTGGGCCATGTGATAATGAATGTCAATTATGTAGCGGAGACAATGTTTGCACTGCTAATGTATGTGTTTGCACCCCAACATACGTAAGTCTAGACGAAGACTGTGATGCAGAATGCAAGCTTTGTGATGTAGACTTGTTCTGTAAAGATGCTAAGTGTAGCTCTTGCCTTGGGGATGGTAGCCCATGCACAAGTAGCTCTGAATGCTGCTCTAGTTCTCCATATTGTATTAGTGATGGAAAATGCTCAACAGAATCATGCAACAACACTAGAGGGGATTCATGTAGCATAGATAAAGATTGTTGTTCACCTTATGGTAAATGTACTGAACAGAATGTGTGTGATTCCCCTACTTGCAGAGCATTAAATGATGGTTGCGTTTCAACTTCAGACTGTTGCTTTACGCTGACATGTGAAGAGGGTACTTGTAGATGA